A section of the Branchiostoma lanceolatum isolate klBraLanc5 chromosome 19, klBraLanc5.hap2, whole genome shotgun sequence genome encodes:
- the LOC136425854 gene encoding cytochrome P450 2J4-like, producing MATVVTWIAESVLETLQVSGMTLQTFLVFCTVFLLAYILLKRPRNLPPYPAGRVPVLGHLLALGRAPHLKLTAWRRQYGDVLTVRMGMEDVVVLNGYATVKDALASEKFASRPPNFMQDSCFGFGEDMGTAPWGTKLKQSRRFASATLKTLGMKVGPGSIEESIREEAGYVRNRIVEYDGQPFDVTNDVYVVAANIVCCMTFGKRYEYDDKTFLGLAKAIDHVFAEIGAGQTISAFPLLRFVPGINRAYKEMLRQDARIDKVLWDEIARHRENLDRENPRDYLDFCLLELEQKGKVEGLTEENVMYMAKNFFFAGVQTTAVVLRWSLLHMTLNPDIQKKVQEELDGVVGKNLPTLAHRSQLPYVNACLQEVMRVRTLVPFSIPHATTQEVKVHGYDIPKGTQVLPNLYSLHMDPAYWPDPDLFEPERFLDAEGNVINNPDSFMPFSAGRRVCVGEQLARMEIFLFFSALLQSFTFKTPEGAPPPNSDGVLGIELKPHPFQLCAILR from the exons ATGGCTACAGTCGTCACCTGGATAGCTGAGTCCGTACTAGAGACTTTACAAGTCTCTGGAATGACTCTGCAGACATTTCTGGTCTTCTGCACGGTCTTTCTTCTGGCGTATATACTCTTGAAGCGCCCAAGAAACCTACCTCCTTACCCGGCAGGACGTGTGCCTGTTCTCGGGCACCTCCTCGCCTTGGGCCGAGCGCCTCACCTCAAGCTGACGGCGTGGAGGCGGCAGTACGGGGACGTCTTAACCGTCAGGATGGGGATGGAAGACGTGGTGGTTCTGAACGGCTATGCTACCGTCAAGGACGCGCTTGCGTCGGAAAAGTTCGCGTCTAGGCCGCCAAACTTCATGCAAGATTCATGCTTCGGTTTCGGAGAAG ACATGGGTACTGCACCCTGGGGGACCAAGTTAAAACAGTCAAGGAGGTTTGCCAGCGCCACCTTGAAGACCTTGGGCATGAAGGTCGGACCCGGCAGCATTGAGGAGAGCATCCGAGAGGAAGCAGGCTATGTCCGCAACAGG ATTGTAGAATACGACGGGCAGCCCTTTGACGTCACCAACGATGTGTACGTGGTTGCCGCAAACATCGTCTGTTGCATGACTTTCGGGAAACGCTACGAGTACGATGACAAAACGTTCCTTGGGCTCGCGAAAGCGATCGACCACGTTTTTGCTGAAATTGGAGCAGGACAGACCATCAGCGCCTTTCCTCTACTACGGTTCGTTCCAGGAA tAAACCGTGCCTATAAGGAAATGCTTAGACAGGACGCCAGGATCGATAAAGTGTTGTGGGACGAGATAGCTCGCCATCGTGAGAACTTAGATCGCGAGAACCCGCGAGACTACCTCGACTTCTGCCTGCTAGAGCTCGAACAGAAAGGAAAGGTGGAAGGTCTGACAGAGGAGAATGTCATGTACATGGctaaaaacttcttctttgcGGGAGTACAGACAACTGCAGTCGTGCTTCGGTGGAGTCTGCTCCACATGACGTTGAACCCTGACATCCAAAAGAAG GTACAGGAAGAACTTGATGGCGTTGTTGGTAAGAATCTGCCAACACTGGCCCACCGTTCCCAACTGCCCTACGTGAATGCCTGCCTGCAAGAGGTCATGAGGGTCCGCACTCTTGTTCCCTTCAGCATTCCCCACGCCACCACACAGGAGGTCAAAGTGCACGGATATGACATTCCTAAGGGAACCCAG GTACTCCCGAACCTGTACTCCCTCCACATGGACCCCGCCTACTGGCCTGACCCGGACCTGTTTGAACCAGAAAGGTTTCTGGACGCAGAAGGGAACGTCATCAACAACCCTGATTCCTTCATGCCTTTCTCAGCAG GCCGACGCGTGTGTGTTGGTGAGCAGCTGGCCAGGATGGAAattttcctgttcttctcggccctgctgcagtccttcaccttcaagacgccagagggcgctcctccCCCAAACTCTGACGGAGTCCTTGGTATTGAGTTGAAGCCGCATCCGTTCCAGCTCTGTGCGATTTTACGTTAG